In a single window of the Subtercola sp. PAMC28395 genome:
- a CDS encoding sensor histidine kinase, translating to MNRLRGAISRSSVDLIMVRAAALFALLFAAQSIVAAVQSASFLYPVWAVSVPSVLFALLLLVVVASVINRGVTLLMTAFALVYLVALALVPLSVENLGAAHFSQPWLWYLVTLGMAFTALVWPTRWAITFAAFVTAEYMVIRTLPAGGGAAPQLAILDGLYVLLIGAFMIMLITTLRVAADRVDAAQLTATQQVARAARHHAVEFERAKVDALVHDTVLATLIAAAKAVTPAERERAARMAQSSLQTLQHAPIAFDPDSEVSLRAFSDRLAAAIILLSPRITFTVGQLDDRGVPGRVADALFSAAIQALINSLQHAGPGTAEPDRVARSVTLQVAPRNEITIRVSDSGIGFDTAAVPSERLGLRVSIRERVEAVGGSVSIESAPGRGASVIIEWKDYQRS from the coding sequence GCCCAGTCGATTGTCGCAGCGGTGCAGTCGGCGAGCTTTCTCTACCCTGTCTGGGCTGTGAGTGTTCCGTCCGTCCTCTTTGCGCTGCTATTGCTCGTGGTCGTCGCCTCTGTGATCAATCGCGGGGTCACACTGCTCATGACCGCGTTCGCTCTCGTCTACCTCGTCGCCCTCGCCCTGGTGCCGCTGAGCGTCGAGAACCTCGGAGCCGCGCACTTCTCGCAGCCGTGGCTCTGGTACCTCGTCACGCTCGGCATGGCCTTCACTGCGCTGGTCTGGCCCACCAGGTGGGCCATCACCTTCGCGGCATTCGTGACGGCCGAGTACATGGTCATCCGAACACTGCCCGCCGGCGGCGGTGCCGCCCCCCAGCTGGCGATTCTCGACGGCCTCTACGTTCTGCTCATCGGTGCGTTCATGATCATGCTCATCACCACGTTGCGGGTCGCGGCCGACCGGGTGGATGCCGCCCAGCTCACCGCGACCCAGCAGGTCGCGCGGGCCGCCCGCCACCACGCGGTCGAATTCGAAAGAGCGAAAGTCGACGCTCTCGTGCACGACACCGTGCTCGCGACCCTCATCGCCGCGGCGAAGGCCGTCACGCCCGCCGAGCGTGAGCGGGCCGCTCGAATGGCACAGTCTTCGCTGCAGACGTTGCAGCACGCCCCGATCGCCTTTGATCCCGATTCCGAGGTGAGCCTACGGGCGTTCTCTGACCGGCTGGCCGCAGCCATCATCCTGTTGAGCCCGCGCATCACCTTCACTGTCGGTCAGCTCGACGATCGGGGGGTGCCCGGCCGCGTGGCAGACGCCCTCTTCTCCGCTGCGATCCAGGCTCTCATCAACAGCCTGCAGCACGCAGGGCCGGGCACAGCTGAGCCTGACCGGGTTGCGAGGTCGGTCACGCTGCAGGTTGCCCCCCGAAACGAGATCACCATCCGGGTGAGCGATTCCGGAATCGGGTTCGACACCGCGGCCGTGCCGTCCGAGCGCCTGGGCCTCAGAGTGTCGATACGAGAGCGCGTCGAGGCCGTCGGGGGCAGCGTGAGCATCGAATCGGCGCCGGGTCGCGGGGCATCCGTCATCATCGAGTGGAAGGACTACCAGCGCTCATGA